CGGGTCAACCGAGTGGTGCGTTCCATCTTCTATCGACATATCCCTTTTCACAAAAATATCAGAGAAAAGGTAAGTTCCCAACCAGCTTATTCGGAACTTCACAACAGGTTCAAAAACATTCGGACACGCCAACACAAGGAATTCGAAAACAAATACAAAAAGTATATGGATGCGAGCGGAAACCTTCCTAAAGAACTTTATGAGAATTTAACTTTTTACGAAGTTTAATCCTTGCCAAATTCCATAGATGCAATCATGTTGCATCTATGGAATCCATTCACAAAGTCGAAGTAGCCATCATTGGGGGAAGTTTTTCCGGACTCTCCGCTGCCCTTTCTCTTGTCCGATCCCTTCGTAAAATCATTGTTTTTGATACAGAAAGACCGTGTAACAAAAACACACCTGCCTCGCATAACTTTATCACTCACGATGGAAAAACTCCGAAAACAATTCGCGAAAATGCTTTATCCGATTTAAGAAAATATCCCAATTTTCAATTAGAGTTAGGTGAAGTAACCACTATCGATAAAACGGATTCTGGGTATGTATTAAAAGGAAATGGGTTTTCTCCCATCCAAACAGAAAAAATTATTTTTGCCACTGGCTTAAAAGACATTTTGCCAGAGATTCCTGGATTCGCTGAGTCATGGGGAAAATCGGTAATCCATTGTCCCTATTGTCATGGATATGAATTTGTGGGAGAAACTACTGGACTTTGGATGAATGAAAACGGTGTATTCGAACATTCTAAATTTCTTAAACACTGGTCAAAACAGTTAACAGTGTATACAAATGGTCCTATCCAATTTTCAAAAGAAGAACAAATCCAATTAGAAAAAGAAGGGATTTCTGTTGTTACGGATTTGGTAGAAGCACTCATCCATAAAGACGGTCAAATTTCAGCCATCAAACTAAAAAGCGGAAAAGAAGATCCCATCCAAGCACTTTATGCAAGGGTTCTTATGGTTCAAAATTCCAAATTGCCAGAAGAAATAGGATGTAAACTCTTACCCAGTGGCCATCTGGAAGTGACAAACTTTTATGAAACGAACATAGCAGGTGTGTATGCAGTAGGCGATATGGCTTCTATGTTTCGTTCGGTTGCACATGCTGTCCATTCAGGAAACATTGCGGGCGCCATGCTCAACCGTGCGATGATTTTGTCTTAATTATACTTCTTCAACAAAATATGGTCTTGTGTATTCTCTCACAATCTCCACCACAAAACGACCCCAAGATTTGGGGTCTTCTTGGGAGATATTGACCTGTTTGATTTTTGGAAAATAAGCAGTGGGTTTAAAAACGGAATGTGTGAGTTCCAAAGTGCGAAGGTAATTATCCAACCGTTTCACTTTAACAAAATTAATGATTTCGTTTTGGATTTTTTCTTTGGGAAGGTATCCCACGATGATCATTCGAGGAAATAGGTTTTTTTTCAGAAGTCCAATAAAGTCCTCAAAACTATCCACACGGTCGATGAATCCTTCGTAAGCACCACCACCGAGGTTCATGATCTGTGTCACAATGTCCATAGAAAAGGAAACCCCTTCCATCGTGGACATATCGGAGATGATGACAAGCCCCTCGTCTGGTTGGAATACCTTAAACATGTCTACACCCTTAAAATGGCGCCTGAGGAGTTTGGCAGCCGATACATCGATTTCTTGTGCTTTGGCAA
The nucleotide sequence above comes from Leptospira harrisiae. Encoded proteins:
- a CDS encoding NAD(P)/FAD-dependent oxidoreductase; this encodes MESIHKVEVAIIGGSFSGLSAALSLVRSLRKIIVFDTERPCNKNTPASHNFITHDGKTPKTIRENALSDLRKYPNFQLELGEVTTIDKTDSGYVLKGNGFSPIQTEKIIFATGLKDILPEIPGFAESWGKSVIHCPYCHGYEFVGETTGLWMNENGVFEHSKFLKHWSKQLTVYTNGPIQFSKEEQIQLEKEGISVVTDLVEALIHKDGQISAIKLKSGKEDPIQALYARVLMVQNSKLPEEIGCKLLPSGHLEVTNFYETNIAGVYAVGDMASMFRSVAHAVHSGNIAGAMLNRAMILS